The Humulus lupulus chromosome 4, drHumLupu1.1, whole genome shotgun sequence genome has a window encoding:
- the LOC133832505 gene encoding uncharacterized protein LOC133832505 — protein sequence MVQQGIVLGHIISGKGIGVDKEKIDLIRSLPSPSSVKEIRSFLGHAGFYRRFIMDFSKITSPLCNLHQKDVAFEFNEKCLFEFKKLKESLTSTPIIQPFNWELPFEIMCDTSDYAVRAILGQRVGKVPHDIYYASQTLNDAQLNYFTTEKELLAVIFALEKFRSYLIGTKVIVYNNHAALKYLLAKKEAKPRLNQWILLLQEFDLEIKDKRPLKSYQETLHKLRRTRLSMMLSFIFWMSLIYGNIALIKSFEGVNMILNFNLSLLSHILMLVEVILDPREQLIKYLTAILTGLPSLKIHMHIARHVTVVNDLRWIMCISGWKQKQLKRIILKQWLSSFDQISLKDWSIRLDDALWAYHSTYKTQLGMSPYRLVYGKPCHLPFELEHKAWWAVKKCNMEMDNARQKRMLQLQELEEIRNDAYESSKI from the exons ATGGTTCAACAAGGTATTGTTTTGGGGCATATTATTTCGGGAAAAGGGATTGGAGTGGACAAGGAAAAAATAGATCTCATTCGTTCTCTTCCATCACCATCAAGTGTGAAAGAAATAAGATCCTTTCTTGGTCATGCAGGATTTTATAGGCGGTTTATAATGGATTTCTCAAAGATTACTTCTCCCTTATGCAATCTTCATCAAAAGGATGTTGCATTTgaatttaatgaaaaatgtttgtTTGAATTCAAAAAATTGAAGGAATCCTTAACATCAACACCTATTATTCAGCCATTTAACTGGGAGTTAccatttgaaataatgtgtgacaCTAGTGACTATGCAGTACGAGCAATCCTTGGGCAAAGAGTTGGTAAGGTTCCTCATGATATATACTATGCCTCTCAGACTCTTAATGATGCTCAGTTGAATTACTTTACTACGGAGAAAGAGCTTTTAGCAGTTATCTTTGCTCTAGAAAAGTTTCGGTCTTACTTGATTGGAACTAAAGTTATTGTTTACAATAACCATGCAGCTCTTAAATATTTACTAGCTAAGAAAGAAGCAAAGCCCAGACTTAATCAGTGGATTTTACTTCTACAAGAATTTGATCTTGAAATAAAAGATAAGAGG cCACTAAAGAGTTACCAGGAGACCTTACACAAGCTCAGAAGAACAAGATTAAGCATGATGCTAAGTTTTATATTTTGGATGAGTCTTATTTATGGAAACATTGCACTGATCAAGTCATTCGAAGGTGTGAACATGATTCTGAATTTTAATCTATCCTTGCTTTCTCACATTCTCATGCTTGTGGAGGTCATTTTGGACCCAAGAGAACAGCTCATAAAGTACTTGACAGCAATTTTGACTGGCCTACCATCTTTAAAGATTCATATGCATATTGCAAGGCATGTGACAGTTGTCAACGATTTG CGGTGGATTATGTGTAtaagtgggtggaagcaaaaGCAACTAAAGCGGATAATTCTAAAACAGTGGTTGAGTTCATTTGATCAAATATCTTT AAAGGATTGGAGTATAAGATTAGATGATGCTCTATGGGCATATCACTCGACCTACAAGACACAGCTTGGTATGTCGCCATATCGGTTGGTGTATGGAAAGCCTTGTCACCTACCATTTGAATTGGAACATAAAGCTTGGTGGGCTGTGAAAAAGTGTAACATGGAGATGGACAATGCACGCCAAAAAAGAATGTTGCAATTACAAGAGCTGGAGGAAATTCGTAATGATGCTTATGAAAGCTCTAAGATTTAG